The segment ATCTAATTTGTCGTTTAATGCCTTGGCAGCTGGTGCCATCTCGCTTATCATGACCTGACGAGCTTCAGCGTCTTTACCAGCTTGTATTAGTAGGACAAACTTTTTATCGGCTATTTCCGAATATTTGTCATCCAAAGTTTTTACTTCGGTAATTAAACGTTTTCCTTCTGCTGTGACAGAATTTTTATTCATTTCATCTTCAAGATCTCTATTATCCGCAGCCGTTTTCTTATAATCGTTCAACATCTCAGAGTTCTTGGTAATATAATATTCACTCATATAGCCCACTTCATCGGAAGCGTTATTGTTGATCTTATTGGTTTTGAGTAAGCGCGGCAGATCCGTATTATTGGCGTTATCGACAAGTTCGGCCACGGCATTCACCTTCCATATGGTGTAACAAAAACCCACTGCTGCCACCATAACAACTAGTAAAAAATTAATAATCATTTTTGTCGCTAAATTCATTTTCATTCTCATATTTTCCGACTCTATTTCTAATAGAAACGGACTCGCCTCCCTTATTCGTGAAACTGCAAATAAATATTAAGCTTTCGCTACTGCGAATGAGTAATCCATTTACATGAATAGCTCTATTAATTTACATATACCGACATTTTTCATCAAGAAAATCTTATATAACTATTATAAGTTATCCTTTTAATAATTCACATTATCTAGAGACCCTAATTTTTCAGTCAAAAAAGGTACAGATCATATCCACAAAAGATAATAACCTGTGCTCATTCATAACCTATTCGTTGAAAATATTACTCAGTTTATACAATTTGACTGCCGCCGCTAGAGCCAGTTTTATCTCAAACTCATCAATAGAAACCCCTAATATTTTTTCAATACGTTTTTTACGAAAAGCCATCGTCTTATGGTGAATATACATTTTTTCTGCTGATTCTTTCAAGCTATTATTTTGCAGAATTTTCTCAAGAGTAAGCAGAAGGTCCGTCCCCTTTTTGTGGTCATAATCAATGAGTTTACCAAGTTTTTCATAAACAAATTCAGCAGCCTGTTTTTTACCGCCCATGTTTGCTAACAGCTGAGCAATGCCTATGTCGCGAAAATGATTAATTGCCTTGCTGCTTTCACTCTGACACCGAGCCGCAACAACAGCGCTCCATGCTTGCCGATAACCTTCATTTATACAGTGAGTTCCGGTGTGCATATTACTAACACCAATTCTCACCACCATTCCAGGGGCATAGCGAATAATTTTTTTCTGAAGCTGAAAAGCGAATTGCATGCTATTTTCCCAATCATCGTCCTTGGTCCCTATTTGACATAAGACGCCTATCCCTTTGCGGCAATCCCATAATAAATAATTGGAGTCGCGACTCAATAGCTCAATGATATTATTTTTTAACATTTCACTATTAGTAGTATCACTACTCGTTTCTTCTGTTGTTGACTCGGCAAGTTTATTCATAGTTAGTAAACAGCAGAACAAGGGAATGGAAAAATCGATCCCAAAGGTCTTAGCGGTCGCGATAGCCTGTTCATCTACCTTAGTATTTCCGGTAATGATATCATTAATAAAATCACTCTTGCGCCGCAGTTCATAGGCAAATTCGAGCAGTCTTTCTGCTTTCCGCCGTTCTGTAACATCAATTGCTACAGCAGCTACCGTTCTTTTGCCATTAAACAGATACTCCATCGGCGCTGTCCTGCCTTCAAAAAATCGCTTTTCTTCTCCAACCTCCACTTCATGAACAAAACACTGCGGCGTATCAGACAAAATAGTCTGCCGTATTTGTCTTAGTATAGCTTCAGCTTCTTCTGCCGGAAATCTCTGATGAAGTATACATCCATTCAATTCTTCTTTCGACCGCTTTAACAGTTTGTAGCCACTGTCAAATACTTCGATATATCGGCCATCCTCATCAATAATTAAACTAATGTCAGGCACAGCCTGAGCAAAGTCTTTTAACTTCGTTTCACTTTCCCGCAAAACCGCTTCAATTTTCTTGCGCTCGGCAATTTCCTTTAGCAACACCTTGTTAGTTTTGCTCAGCATTTCCTTCTGCGCTTCCACTTCTGCTAAGAGTTCATTATTTTCAAAAGCAATCTGGGCCGCCTGTGATAATTGGCTGCCAAGCACCAGACAAGCAACCGCAGAATTACTATGACGGCTATCGCCATTATCAGCGACTCCCTGCTCCCCGAGACTACAGAAACCGACTAACGGTTTTCCTGCTAATACTTTTGTCATATCTTGAATTTCTTGTTCAGATTTATCGCCCATGATTCTAGGCCGTAAAGCACAATAATAGGCTATGCCAAGTGCGATGTCCGTAATTCCTCCTCGGATGATTGCCCGGCGTATGCCTTCCACACCAGCGCTCACCATACTATCCGGCTCAGGCTCCATTCGGATAAAGACAGTTCCTACCGACACTGGCTGCGCTACGCGAATCCCGCCACGGTGCGTAAAATAGTTGGCAATATTCACACTGTACTGTCCCAGCGAATCTGCTATACCAATCGTAGCACCCGTTGTATAGGCCAAATGATTTTCTTCTAATTTATTCCTCGGCAAACCAACTAATTTGCTGTAAACATCAGCCGCCGCAATCCCATCTAACGTTAAAATTTCATATCCATCAACGGCAGTCACCGTTGCCCGCATATCAGTCGGACGGAAGCCATGCGCTAACGATATTCCGAATTGAAGCTCCGTTTCAAAAACGACCACAAGCAGGCTGTCGGGATAAGCTTGCTGTGCATGTAGAATATAATTTTGTTCCATCCGCCAATCGTCAGCCGGTGATCCACCGATAATGGGGAATTCCCCCAAGGACCGTTCCTTAAGCGCTTCCACAATTTCAAAGCTATAATCGTCGCTTTGTCGCGTATTGCCCGGCGAAAAAAGCATGATAAAGGCATCCCTGCCTTGCCGTCTCATTGCCCGCTTATACTCAGAAGCATTATAGAAAAAAGGTTTTACTGCCGAAGAGTTGACCGCTTCATTCAAAGCTCGCCGCCAATCTTTTGATTCATCTGTACCTATTCCACAATGTACCCGTAAAAATGGAGAAGCTAAAGCTATAACCAAAACAGTCTCCTTATGTATCCCATTGCAAATTTCACCAGCTGTTGTAGCCCCAAAAACAGGTGCTTCTCCCACTACGCTATGAATGCCTTGCAGCACCTCATCTAGATCGTAAACTACAGAAGCAAATACCAACACCGCTGAAACAGCATGTACATAGATGGACAATACTGCCTGCTTAGCTGCTTTCATGCCAACAGAAAAGGACGAATTACCTTTAGCCATTCCATATCCAACTTCAATTATTTGCTGATCTTCTTTTTTCACACAATCCTCCTATAACTTCGCTATCATAGCTAATTACAAATGCTTTTATTGAGACAAATAAAAAAGGGCTACCCATGCTATAACGAAATAAAACTAAATCGTTGCAACCTGGCAGTCCTAGATTGATTAAAAACTTTAGACCCATAGTTTTGCGTCCTAACCTTTCGGAAAGTTTGCCCCATATATCATTCATTCAATATTCGAAATTACACTACCCCCTGTCATCTTCAGCAGAGAATCGTGGCATCACTGTTCAATATACATTTATCGACATTTCGTATCAAAATATTACAAGCATTTATATTATATAATGATTTTCTTAACAATTTCAATTGTCTAAAAGTCCCAATTAGAAAAAAGGCAAAGGGACAGTTCTTAGTGGCGTATCGTTACACTGGTTATTTGTAATCATATCAATATGAGTTAATAGTACAAATCAAGATACAAAGAAAGGATGAGAAACATTTATACGGACCAATTTATTGAAAAACAGCACAAAAAAATTTTCTACGAAAATATAAGCCCTTTTGAATTTAAAAACAAGCTAATCAGTCTGGCGAAAGGACATAAGCGGGGAACACGAACATTACTGGATGCAGGCAGAGGAAATCCAAATTGGATTGCAGCAACACCACGTGAAGCCTTTTTCGCCCTGGGACAATTTGCTGTGCAGGAAAGCCGTAGAGTATGGGATGAGGGAGCTCTGGGCGGACAACCTAATCGAAAAGGGGTTGTACAACGTTTTAAAGCTTACGCTGAACATAATAAACATACGCCTGGCATGAAACTACTCAATGACATTATTGAATATGGC is part of the Pelorhabdus rhamnosifermentans genome and harbors:
- a CDS encoding FIST N-terminal domain-containing protein: MKKEDQQIIEVGYGMAKGNSSFSVGMKAAKQAVLSIYVHAVSAVLVFASVVYDLDEVLQGIHSVVGEAPVFGATTAGEICNGIHKETVLVIALASPFLRVHCGIGTDESKDWRRALNEAVNSSAVKPFFYNASEYKRAMRRQGRDAFIMLFSPGNTRQSDDYSFEIVEALKERSLGEFPIIGGSPADDWRMEQNYILHAQQAYPDSLLVVVFETELQFGISLAHGFRPTDMRATVTAVDGYEILTLDGIAAADVYSKLVGLPRNKLEENHLAYTTGATIGIADSLGQYSVNIANYFTHRGGIRVAQPVSVGTVFIRMEPEPDSMVSAGVEGIRRAIIRGGITDIALGIAYYCALRPRIMGDKSEQEIQDMTKVLAGKPLVGFCSLGEQGVADNGDSRHSNSAVACLVLGSQLSQAAQIAFENNELLAEVEAQKEMLSKTNKVLLKEIAERKKIEAVLRESETKLKDFAQAVPDISLIIDEDGRYIEVFDSGYKLLKRSKEELNGCILHQRFPAEEAEAILRQIRQTILSDTPQCFVHEVEVGEEKRFFEGRTAPMEYLFNGKRTVAAVAIDVTERRKAERLLEFAYELRRKSDFINDIITGNTKVDEQAIATAKTFGIDFSIPLFCCLLTMNKLAESTTEETSSDTTNSEMLKNNIIELLSRDSNYLLWDCRKGIGVLCQIGTKDDDWENSMQFAFQLQKKIIRYAPGMVVRIGVSNMHTGTHCINEGYRQAWSAVVAARCQSESSKAINHFRDIGIAQLLANMGGKKQAAEFVYEKLGKLIDYDHKKGTDLLLTLEKILQNNSLKESAEKMYIHHKTMAFRKKRIEKILGVSIDEFEIKLALAAAVKLYKLSNIFNE